From one Flavobacterium sp. N502536 genomic stretch:
- a CDS encoding DUF962 domain-containing protein, which translates to MRTLEQWFDEYAVSHQNPKNKAIHYVCVPAIYFSIVGLLMSIPSNIISDTLKLNAPVIENWAAVVLVFVLLFYIRLSVAMALKIAVFSAICLVVNFYIGQVFPLWIFSIGVFAIAWIGQFYGHNIEGKKPSFLKDLQFLMIGPAWVVENLFSRK; encoded by the coding sequence ATGAGAACATTAGAACAATGGTTTGATGAGTACGCAGTAAGTCATCAGAACCCCAAAAACAAGGCGATTCATTATGTTTGCGTACCTGCTATTTACTTTTCGATCGTAGGTTTATTAATGAGTATTCCAAGCAATATCATTTCTGATACTTTGAAACTAAACGCTCCTGTTATCGAAAACTGGGCTGCTGTTGTTTTAGTTTTTGTGCTCCTTTTTTACATCCGTTTATCGGTAGCCATGGCCTTAAAGATTGCTGTTTTTTCGGCGATTTGTCTGGTTGTAAATTTTTATATCGGACAGGTTTTCCCTTTATGGATATTTTCCATCGGTGTATTTGCGATTGCCTGGATCGGACAGTTCTACGGACATAATATCGAAGGAAAAAAACCTTCTTTTCTAAAAGATCTTCAGTTTTTAATGATTGGCCCTGCCTGGGTGGTAGAGAATTTATTTTCCAGAAAGTAA
- a CDS encoding TMEM143 family protein, giving the protein MTREHYIPFNKEFLLEQQFSAFADDSKKVDDFKKLFDIIEHYFHYEAFNLNRNLKQNYALFDPDLSPKERKSFEGKSDFSIFKETLLTVLEQGNYRRIDQETLDEAFEDSDLIGLKLSIDFNAFKDYELYVRGHHKAKEKIKKYFFWKKEIEIEYYDRVLIYLHYSEEDYIKEKKVKLGKMPIEPGSVALKIFKRVPKNDLETIFPNAIPRMSTTDKLFFWVPGIGGGISLLSTTVIPALIGMYGAYQSGETIDLLNSKASLNQGLIALGILSLYLFRQYSNFVNKKIKYSKILSDSLYFKNLGNNSGAFYSLLNSSEEEVLKETILAYTFLYKNESPITADELDTQIESWFATKLNTDLDFDVQDALLKLKKMGLGIEFNGKWSVIPLNQALVTIDALWDNVFDYHQKETSLCH; this is encoded by the coding sequence ATGACACGAGAACATTATATTCCTTTCAACAAAGAATTCCTACTCGAACAACAATTCAGTGCCTTTGCTGACGATTCGAAAAAAGTGGATGATTTCAAAAAACTGTTTGATATTATTGAGCATTATTTTCATTACGAAGCTTTTAATCTTAACCGGAATCTTAAACAAAACTATGCTTTGTTTGACCCGGATTTAAGCCCGAAAGAGCGTAAAAGTTTTGAAGGCAAAAGCGATTTCAGTATTTTCAAAGAAACCTTGCTTACGGTTTTAGAACAGGGAAATTATCGTCGGATAGATCAGGAAACACTGGACGAAGCTTTTGAAGATTCAGACTTAATCGGCTTAAAACTCTCTATTGATTTTAATGCCTTTAAGGATTATGAATTATACGTTCGGGGACATCATAAAGCAAAAGAAAAGATTAAAAAATATTTTTTCTGGAAGAAAGAAATTGAAATCGAATATTACGACCGCGTTTTAATTTATCTGCATTACAGCGAAGAGGATTATATAAAGGAAAAGAAAGTGAAGTTGGGGAAAATGCCCATTGAACCCGGATCGGTTGCTTTAAAAATCTTTAAACGCGTTCCTAAAAACGATCTCGAAACCATATTCCCAAATGCCATTCCGAGAATGTCTACCACGGATAAATTGTTTTTTTGGGTTCCCGGAATCGGAGGTGGAATTTCTCTTTTAAGTACGACTGTAATCCCGGCTTTGATTGGCATGTATGGCGCATATCAATCGGGCGAAACGATTGATTTACTCAACAGCAAAGCTTCTTTGAATCAGGGTTTAATAGCACTGGGAATTCTATCGCTTTACCTGTTCCGTCAGTACAGCAACTTTGTCAATAAGAAGATTAAATATTCAAAAATACTTTCGGATAGCCTGTATTTTAAGAATCTTGGAAACAACAGCGGTGCTTTTTATTCACTGTTAAATTCCTCTGAAGAAGAGGTATTGAAGGAAACCATACTGGCGTATACCTTTTTGTACAAAAATGAATCTCCTATTACAGCCGACGAGCTTGATACTCAAATTGAATCGTGGTTTGCAACAAAACTAAATACAGACCTTGATTTTGATGTACAGGATGCTTTGTTGAAATTAAAAAAGATGGGACTTGGTATTGAATTTAATGGCAAATGGAGCGTAATCCCTTTAAACCAGGCGCTTGTTACGATCGACGCCTTATGGGACAATGTTTTTGATTATCATCAGAAAGAAACTTCTCTGTGTCATTAA
- a CDS encoding SulP family inorganic anion transporter, producing the protein MKKKPSFFDFTQKVNYKNEILAGLTVAMTMIPESLSFAILAGFPPLAGLYAAFIAGLVTSVFGGRPGMISGGAGATVIVLIALMKSHGIEYVFAAVALGGIVQICVGLFKLGKFIRLVPQPVMYGFVNGLAVVIFMSQLEQFKTVVNGQTTWLQGSPLYIMLGLVVLTIGVVVLFPKITKTVPASLVAIMVVFAIVLIFNIETKTVQDIASVQGGFPPFHIPNIPLSFDTLKIIFPYAVIVAAVGLTEGLLTLNLVDEITGTRGNSNRECIAQGSSNILNGFFFGMGGCPMIAQTLVNLSAGSRARLSGIIASLTILGIILFGAPVIGKLPMAALVGVMMMVAVTTFEWTSFRVINKMPAHDIFVGILVAVVTILLHNLALAVLIGVIVSALVFAWESAKRIRARHYIDETGIKHYEIYGPLFFGSIAAFVEKFDVVNDPDHVIIDFKESRIADMSAIEALNNLTKKYSQLNKVIELQHLSEDCIVLLKNAEAVIAVNVIEDPTYKVVS; encoded by the coding sequence ATGAAAAAAAAGCCTTCCTTTTTTGACTTTACTCAAAAGGTCAATTATAAAAACGAAATTTTAGCGGGATTAACAGTTGCGATGACGATGATTCCGGAATCATTATCGTTTGCAATTCTAGCCGGTTTTCCGCCTTTGGCAGGCTTGTATGCTGCTTTTATAGCGGGCTTGGTTACCTCGGTTTTTGGAGGGAGACCCGGAATGATTTCGGGTGGGGCAGGAGCGACCGTTATTGTTTTAATCGCTTTAATGAAATCGCACGGCATCGAATATGTTTTTGCAGCCGTCGCACTTGGAGGGATCGTTCAGATCTGTGTTGGACTTTTTAAACTCGGAAAATTTATCAGACTGGTACCACAACCAGTGATGTACGGTTTTGTAAACGGGCTTGCAGTAGTGATCTTTATGTCACAGCTGGAACAGTTTAAAACCGTTGTGAATGGCCAGACGACATGGCTGCAAGGTTCTCCTTTGTATATTATGTTGGGCTTAGTTGTGCTTACGATTGGGGTTGTAGTGCTTTTTCCAAAGATAACAAAAACAGTTCCGGCTTCTTTGGTGGCTATTATGGTCGTATTTGCCATCGTACTAATCTTTAATATTGAGACCAAAACAGTTCAGGATATTGCTTCTGTGCAGGGAGGATTTCCACCGTTTCATATTCCGAATATTCCACTTTCTTTTGATACCTTAAAAATCATATTTCCGTACGCAGTAATTGTTGCCGCTGTCGGTTTAACAGAAGGTTTGCTGACTTTGAACCTTGTTGATGAAATAACAGGTACAAGAGGCAATAGTAACAGAGAGTGTATTGCTCAGGGAAGCTCCAATATATTGAATGGGTTCTTTTTTGGGATGGGCGGCTGTCCAATGATTGCGCAGACACTGGTCAATCTTTCTGCCGGTTCGAGAGCGCGACTTTCGGGAATAATCGCTTCGTTGACTATTTTAGGAATCATTCTTTTTGGAGCGCCTGTCATTGGAAAACTGCCAATGGCTGCTTTAGTAGGAGTGATGATGATGGTGGCGGTTACCACTTTTGAATGGACGAGTTTCAGAGTCATTAATAAAATGCCGGCACACGATATCTTTGTCGGGATTTTAGTAGCGGTAGTCACTATTTTATTGCACAATCTGGCTTTGGCAGTTTTGATTGGGGTGATTGTTTCAGCCCTTGTTTTTGCCTGGGAAAGTGCCAAAAGAATTCGTGCCAGACATTATATTGATGAGACCGGAATAAAACATTATGAAATTTACGGACCCTTATTTTTTGGTTCGATTGCTGCTTTTGTAGAGAAGTTTGATGTGGTAAATGATCCTGATCATGTGATCATTGATTTTAAAGAAAGCCGAATTGCAGATATGTCCGCTATTGAAGCATTGAATAATTTGACAAAAAAATACAGTCAGTTAAATAAAGTGATCGAATTGCAACATTTAAGTGAAGATTGTATTGTTTTACTTAAGAATGCTGAAGCTGTTATTGCCGTAAATGTAATTGAAGATCCAACGTACAAAGTAGTCTCTTAA
- a CDS encoding ectonucleotide pyrophosphatase/phosphodiesterase, producing MKKHFTALLSVLFFSLSFILNAQTNKDTYVVLVSMDGFRWDYARHFKLQNLEKIAKQGVHAKSMRPSYPSKTFPNHYAIVTGLYPDHHGIINNVFYDAALNESFSLSTNAKNDSRFYGGNPIWNVAEQQGIKAASFFWPGSDTDQKRPGIYKKYDDKIPYETRIDTVLQWLQLPEKERPHFISLYFDEPDRSGHQFGPLSPENEKAIRKMDTLMGLLSSKLDQLPIGKQINLIIVSDHGMANISNDKKVAILEYLKPEWLDYKAVINPIMSLQAKPGFQDSIAKALKKVPHIKFWRSNEVPKRLHYGTNPRVHDFVIEAKKGYSLVKESSQKVNGGTHGYDNKEKDMQAIFYAKGPAFKVNKTVRSFQNVSVYPLIAHLLGLQIDEVDGKFSEVSSMLK from the coding sequence ATGAAAAAGCATTTTACCGCTCTCCTATCTGTACTTTTCTTCTCGCTTTCTTTTATTTTAAATGCGCAAACCAATAAAGATACTTACGTCGTTTTAGTTTCTATGGATGGATTTCGTTGGGATTATGCCAGACATTTTAAACTTCAAAATCTTGAAAAGATAGCCAAACAAGGTGTTCACGCCAAATCAATGCGACCTTCTTATCCGAGCAAAACCTTCCCTAATCATTATGCAATAGTGACCGGACTTTATCCTGATCATCACGGAATTATTAATAATGTTTTTTATGATGCAGCGCTAAACGAATCTTTTTCACTATCGACAAATGCCAAAAATGATTCCCGTTTTTATGGTGGAAATCCCATTTGGAATGTTGCCGAACAACAGGGTATAAAGGCAGCTTCTTTTTTCTGGCCGGGTTCAGATACCGATCAGAAAAGGCCGGGTATCTATAAAAAGTACGATGACAAAATCCCTTACGAAACCCGAATCGACACTGTACTTCAATGGCTGCAGCTTCCGGAAAAAGAGCGTCCGCATTTTATCAGCCTCTATTTTGATGAGCCCGATCGTTCAGGGCATCAATTTGGTCCGCTTTCTCCTGAAAACGAAAAAGCAATCAGAAAGATGGATACTCTTATGGGACTCTTATCTTCTAAACTGGATCAATTGCCTATTGGAAAACAGATCAATTTAATTATCGTCTCAGATCACGGAATGGCCAATATTAGCAACGATAAAAAGGTAGCGATTCTGGAGTATCTAAAACCCGAATGGCTGGATTACAAAGCCGTAATCAACCCAATTATGAGCCTGCAGGCAAAACCGGGCTTTCAGGATTCTATCGCAAAAGCTTTAAAAAAAGTACCTCATATTAAATTCTGGAGATCAAACGAGGTTCCGAAAAGACTGCACTACGGCACTAATCCGAGAGTTCATGATTTTGTAATTGAAGCCAAAAAAGGGTATAGTCTGGTAAAAGAATCCTCTCAGAAGGTAAACGGAGGCACACACGGATATGACAACAAAGAGAAAGACATGCAGGCCATTTTTTACGCAAAAGGTCCAGCCTTTAAAGTAAACAAAACAGTAAGATCCTTCCAGAATGTTTCGGTATATCCTTTAATTGCACACCTACTGGGCTTACAAATCGATGAAGTCGACGGAAAGTTTAGCGAGGTTAGCAGCATGCTTAAATAA
- the groL gene encoding chaperonin GroEL (60 kDa chaperone family; promotes refolding of misfolded polypeptides especially under stressful conditions; forms two stacked rings of heptamers to form a barrel-shaped 14mer; ends can be capped by GroES; misfolded proteins enter the barrel where they are refolded when GroES binds) — MAKDIKFDIEARDGLKRGVDALANAVKVTLGPKGRNVIIGKSFGGPTVTKDGVSVAKEIELKDPLENMGAQMVKEVASKTNDLAGDGTTTATVLAQAIVKEGLKNVAAGANPMDLKRGIDKAVEAIVADLAKQAKVVGSDSDKIKQIASISANNDEVIGELIATAFAKVGKEGVITVEEAKGTDTFVDVVEGMQFDRGYLSPYFVTNPEKMEVELDAPYILLYDKKVSSLKELLPVLEPVAQSGKPLLIIAEDVDGEALSTLVVNKLRGALKIAAVKAPGFGDRRKAMLEDIAILTGGTVISEERGYTLENTTIEMLGTAKRVSIDKDNTTIVSGAGEADIIKNRVNQIKGQMETTTSDYDKEKLQERLAKLAGGVAVLYVGAASEVEMKEKKDRVDDALHATRAAVEEGIVAGGGVALLRAKAALADLKADNADEATGIQIVSRAVEAPLRTIVENAGLEGSVVVAKVGEGSGDFGYNAKTDEYVDMLKAGIIDPKKVTRVALENAASVSGMILTTECALIDIKEESAGGMPMGGGMPGMM; from the coding sequence ATGGCAAAAGATATAAAATTTGATATTGAAGCACGTGACGGATTGAAACGTGGTGTTGATGCATTAGCAAATGCTGTAAAAGTAACTCTTGGACCAAAAGGTCGTAACGTAATTATCGGAAAATCATTTGGTGGACCAACAGTTACTAAAGATGGAGTTTCGGTTGCAAAAGAAATCGAATTAAAAGACCCATTAGAAAACATGGGCGCACAAATGGTGAAAGAAGTAGCTTCTAAAACCAATGATTTAGCGGGTGACGGAACTACAACTGCTACAGTTTTAGCTCAGGCAATCGTAAAAGAAGGCTTAAAAAACGTTGCTGCAGGAGCAAATCCAATGGACTTGAAACGTGGTATCGACAAAGCTGTTGAAGCAATCGTTGCTGATCTTGCAAAACAAGCAAAAGTAGTAGGAAGTGATTCTGATAAAATCAAACAAATTGCTTCTATCTCTGCAAACAATGACGAAGTGATTGGAGAACTAATCGCTACTGCATTTGCAAAAGTAGGTAAAGAAGGGGTTATTACTGTTGAAGAAGCCAAAGGAACAGATACGTTTGTAGATGTTGTTGAAGGTATGCAGTTTGACAGAGGATATCTTTCTCCTTACTTCGTAACAAATCCTGAGAAAATGGAAGTTGAATTAGACGCTCCATACATCTTATTATACGACAAAAAAGTATCTTCTTTAAAAGAATTACTACCTGTTTTAGAGCCAGTTGCTCAATCAGGAAAACCATTATTAATCATTGCTGAAGATGTTGACGGAGAAGCTTTATCAACTCTTGTAGTGAACAAATTACGTGGAGCTTTAAAAATTGCTGCTGTAAAAGCACCTGGTTTTGGTGACAGAAGAAAAGCAATGTTAGAAGACATCGCTATTTTGACTGGTGGAACTGTAATTTCTGAAGAAAGAGGTTATACCCTTGAAAACACTACTATCGAAATGTTAGGAACAGCAAAAAGAGTTTCTATCGATAAAGACAACACTACAATTGTAAGTGGTGCTGGTGAAGCAGATATCATCAAAAACAGAGTGAACCAAATTAAAGGTCAGATGGAAACTACAACTTCTGATTATGATAAAGAAAAATTACAGGAACGTTTGGCTAAATTGGCCGGTGGTGTTGCTGTTCTTTATGTTGGTGCTGCATCTGAAGTTGAAATGAAAGAGAAAAAAGACAGAGTTGATGATGCGTTACACGCAACACGTGCTGCTGTTGAAGAAGGAATTGTTGCCGGTGGTGGTGTTGCTTTACTAAGAGCAAAAGCTGCTTTGGCCGACCTTAAAGCGGATAACGCTGACGAGGCAACCGGAATTCAGATTGTATCTCGCGCTGTTGAAGCTCCATTAAGAACTATTGTTGAAAATGCAGGTCTTGAAGGTTCTGTAGTTGTAGCAAAAGTAGGTGAAGGTTCAGGTGACTTTGGTTACAATGCAAAAACTGACGAATATGTTGACATGCTTAAAGCTGGTATTATTGATCCTAAAAAAGTAACTCGTGTGGCTCTTGAAAATGCTGCTTCAGTTTCGGGAATGATCTTAACTACTGAGTGTGCATTAATCGATATTAAAGAAGAAAGCGCTGGCGGAATGCCAATGGGTGGCGGTATGCCAGGAATGATGTAA
- the groES gene encoding co-chaperone GroES: MALNIKPLSDRVLIEPVAAETKTASGIFIPDTAKEKPQKGTVVAVGNGSKDHTMTVKVGDTVLYGKYAGTELKLEGTDYLIMREDDILAII; the protein is encoded by the coding sequence ATGGCTTTAAACATAAAACCGCTTTCAGACCGCGTACTTATTGAGCCTGTTGCAGCTGAAACTAAAACTGCTTCAGGAATCTTTATTCCGGATACTGCCAAAGAGAAACCACAAAAAGGGACTGTAGTTGCAGTAGGAAACGGATCAAAAGATCACACAATGACTGTAAAAGTGGGCGACACTGTTCTTTATGGTAAATATGCAGGAACAGAATTAAAACTGGAAGGAACTGATTATTTGATTATGCGTGAGGATGATATCTTGGCGATAATCTAA
- the secG gene encoding preprotein translocase subunit SecG, with protein MSTFSIFLVLITIVCFLLIVVIMVQNPKGGGLSSTISGTQMLGGVQKTTDFLDKSTWTLATILIALILLSSLSFTGSLSDGESKIIEKTEAPATTPAAPAQQTPAPATPAAK; from the coding sequence ATGAGCACATTTTCAATTTTTTTAGTTTTAATCACAATAGTTTGCTTTCTATTGATCGTAGTAATCATGGTACAAAACCCTAAAGGAGGCGGATTGTCTTCTACTATCAGCGGAACTCAAATGTTAGGTGGAGTACAAAAAACAACTGACTTTTTAGACAAAAGTACTTGGACATTAGCTACTATTTTGATTGCTTTAATTTTGCTTTCCAGCTTAAGCTTCACAGGATCATTAAGTGACGGTGAGTCTAAAATCATTGAAAAAACTGAGGCGCCTGCTACTACACCAGCTGCTCCGGCTCAACAAACACCTGCTCCGGCAACACCTGCAGCAAAATAA
- a CDS encoding tetratricopeptide repeat protein: protein MNVTDYTYLMNKPDTITEKQAEALGSVLNEFPYFQSARALRLKGLYDQNSFKYNYALKVTAAHTTDRTVLFDFITSETFTSIQSDYYDRKLRDLLEIKVFDSEIVSFEEVKKATEVRVDPIEQSILDSIKEATTVTFEKPVKTVEEPVKPFIEQSIIDAVKEVAAVTFEEPVKTTEEPVKPFIEQSIIDTVKEVAAVTFEAPVKAEEKPAEVVIEQAVSVTPQETAPITVEEPAKTELPEVNLAPEEAALPPVKEPTPTFFDEIVEEEIAEVAEVKVNPIEQSILNSIKEATTVVPEQPKAVEEPKEIEISESVKTAEENLEIGQPLDFSVNEKHSFQEWLQLSRTEPIDRTEETSTEIKQSEKAVESETIDDEKKKKAELIDKFIETNPKISPIKQTAITQTVVSDPNKEDNSYLMTETLARVYLEQKKYTKAIQAYEILILKYPEKISFFADRISDIKILQQNNNNI, encoded by the coding sequence ATGAATGTAACGGATTATACCTACTTAATGAACAAACCTGATACTATCACAGAGAAACAGGCAGAGGCATTAGGAAGTGTTTTGAATGAATTTCCCTATTTTCAAAGTGCAAGGGCATTGCGCTTGAAAGGGCTTTACGATCAAAACAGCTTTAAGTATAATTATGCCCTAAAAGTTACGGCAGCACATACTACGGATCGTACCGTTTTATTTGACTTTATTACTTCTGAAACTTTCACTTCGATTCAGAGTGACTATTACGACCGAAAACTGCGAGATCTACTCGAAATTAAAGTTTTTGACAGTGAAATTGTTTCCTTTGAAGAAGTAAAAAAAGCAACTGAGGTCAGAGTGGATCCAATCGAGCAATCTATACTGGATTCTATAAAAGAAGCCACAACGGTAACTTTTGAAAAACCTGTAAAAACAGTCGAAGAACCTGTTAAACCATTTATTGAGCAATCTATTATTGATGCCGTAAAAGAAGTGGCAGCAGTAACTTTTGAAGAGCCTGTAAAAACAACAGAAGAACCGGTTAAACCATTTATCGAGCAATCTATTATTGATACCGTAAAAGAAGTGGCAGCAGTAACTTTTGAAGCCCCTGTAAAAGCAGAAGAAAAACCAGCTGAAGTTGTTATCGAACAAGCTGTTTCTGTCACTCCTCAGGAAACTGCTCCAATAACTGTGGAAGAACCTGCCAAAACGGAGCTGCCAGAAGTAAATTTAGCTCCGGAAGAAGCTGCATTACCTCCGGTTAAAGAGCCAACACCTACTTTTTTCGATGAAATAGTAGAGGAAGAGATTGCGGAAGTAGCGGAAGTAAAAGTGAATCCAATCGAGCAATCGATCTTAAATTCTATAAAAGAAGCAACAACCGTTGTTCCTGAACAGCCTAAAGCAGTCGAAGAACCAAAAGAAATTGAAATTTCAGAAAGTGTAAAAACGGCAGAAGAAAACCTGGAAATAGGACAGCCCTTAGATTTTTCGGTAAACGAGAAACATTCTTTTCAGGAATGGCTGCAATTGTCCCGAACAGAACCAATTGACAGAACTGAAGAAACTTCAACCGAAATAAAACAGTCTGAAAAAGCAGTTGAATCGGAAACAATTGACGATGAGAAAAAGAAAAAGGCGGAATTGATCGATAAATTCATCGAAACCAATCCGAAAATCTCTCCGATCAAACAGACTGCAATAACACAAACAGTAGTATCCGACCCTAATAAAGAGGATAATTCCTACTTAATGACTGAAACTTTAGCCAGAGTATATTTGGAACAAAAAAAATACACCAAAGCAATACAAGCATATGAAATATTAATTTTGAAATATCCAGAAAAAATTAGTTTCTTTGCAGACCGTATTTCGGATATAAAGATTTTACAACAAAATAACAATAATATTTAA
- a CDS encoding LptE family protein: MKKIYSLLALMSLFLLSGCSVYNFTGTGNIDAKTFQVNFFQNNADLIEPGIDRTFTLTLQDLIQNQTNLNLVSNSGDLVYEGEIVDYRTTPMTATANQGASQNRLTVRVNVRFTNKKKEKDDFEKTFEFYYDFEGQGLPTGATLNTAIQVIFERITQDIFNESLAKW; the protein is encoded by the coding sequence ATGAAAAAAATATATTCTTTACTAGCCTTAATGAGCTTGTTCCTTCTAAGCGGTTGTTCGGTTTACAACTTTACCGGAACAGGAAACATCGATGCCAAAACTTTTCAGGTTAACTTTTTTCAGAATAATGCTGATTTAATTGAACCTGGAATTGACCGAACTTTTACTTTGACGTTACAGGATTTGATTCAAAATCAAACCAATTTAAACTTAGTCAGCAATAGCGGTGATTTAGTTTACGAAGGAGAAATTGTAGATTACAGAACCACTCCAATGACGGCAACTGCCAATCAGGGAGCTTCTCAAAACCGTTTGACTGTTCGTGTAAATGTTAGGTTTACGAACAAAAAGAAAGAAAAAGATGATTTCGAAAAAACATTTGAATTCTACTATGATTTCGAAGGACAGGGACTGCCTACCGGAGCTACTCTGAATACCGCAATTCAGGTTATTTTTGAAAGAATCACACAAGATATTTTCAATGAGTCATTAGCAAAATGGTAG
- a CDS encoding sigma-54 interaction domain-containing protein: METVQAIKQRFEIIGNDPKLNRAIEKAIQVAPTDISVMVTGESGVGKENIPRIIHSLSHRKHGKYIAVNCGAIPEGTIDSELFGHEKGAFTGATSTREGYFEVADGGTIFLDEVGELPLTTQVRLLRVLENGEFIKVGSSQVQKTNVRIVAATNVNLFNAIEKGKFREDLYYRLTTVEITLPPLRERNDDIHLLFRKFVADFAHKYKMPPLKLDDDAVQLLQKFRWNGNIRQLRNVAEQISVLETNRDISLATLQSYLPTEGSNLPSVINDNKKESDFSTERDILYKVLFDMKSDLNDLKKLTLELMKNGTKVQDINPNLIQKIYGSQENESEIDFEEEPRTAVMTPTAREENYQMQDDNYLFAETIEEEEVLRLEQKEIEMIKKSLEKNKGKRKAAADELGISERTLYRKIKQFDL, encoded by the coding sequence ATGGAAACAGTTCAAGCAATAAAACAGCGATTTGAGATTATCGGAAACGATCCTAAACTAAATCGCGCTATTGAAAAAGCCATTCAGGTTGCGCCTACTGATATTTCGGTAATGGTAACCGGGGAAAGTGGTGTAGGTAAAGAAAATATTCCAAGAATCATCCATTCGCTTTCACACAGAAAACATGGAAAATATATTGCGGTAAACTGTGGAGCTATTCCGGAAGGAACTATCGACAGTGAGCTTTTTGGTCACGAAAAAGGAGCTTTTACAGGTGCTACAAGTACGCGTGAAGGTTATTTTGAAGTAGCCGATGGCGGAACGATTTTCCTTGATGAAGTTGGAGAATTACCTTTAACAACTCAGGTTCGTTTGCTTCGTGTGCTTGAAAATGGTGAATTTATCAAAGTAGGTTCTTCGCAGGTTCAGAAAACCAATGTGCGAATTGTAGCCGCTACAAATGTCAACCTGTTTAATGCAATCGAAAAAGGAAAGTTCCGTGAAGATTTGTATTATCGTTTGACGACTGTCGAAATTACGCTACCTCCATTGCGCGAAAGAAACGACGACATCCATTTATTGTTTCGAAAATTTGTTGCCGACTTTGCGCACAAATACAAAATGCCACCGTTAAAATTAGACGATGATGCAGTACAGCTTCTTCAAAAATTCAGATGGAACGGAAACATTCGTCAATTACGAAACGTGGCCGAACAGATTTCGGTTCTGGAAACCAATCGCGATATTTCATTAGCTACTTTACAGTCGTATTTACCAACCGAAGGAAGCAACTTGCCTTCTGTTATTAACGACAATAAAAAAGAAAGTGATTTCAGTACCGAAAGAGACATCTTGTACAAGGTGCTTTTTGATATGAAAAGCGACCTGAACGATTTGAAGAAACTCACCTTAGAATTAATGAAAAACGGCACAAAAGTGCAGGATATCAATCCGAATTTAATTCAGAAAATATACGGTTCTCAGGAAAACGAAAGCGAAATTGATTTTGAAGAAGAACCAAGAACCGCTGTAATGACGCCTACTGCCCGCGAAGAGAATTATCAGATGCAGGATGACAATTATTTGTTTGCAGAAACCATCGAAGAAGAAGAGGTTTTGCGTTTGGAACAGAAAGAAATCGAAATGATCAAAAAGTCATTAGAAAAAAACAAAGGAAAACGAAAAGCAGCAGCAGATGAACTGGGAATTTCGGAACGAACTTTGTACAGAAAAATTAAACAATTCGATTTATAA